A single genomic interval of Blochmannia endosymbiont of Camponotus sp. C-003 harbors:
- the secE gene encoding preprotein translocase subunit SecE: MERMKIKKKMFASEITKWISIAGLVAISIIGNYVCHNYSVVARSIVILVIIIAAIYIASTTKIGKLIIIFGNESRTEFRKVVWPTYQDGFNTTLIVIGVTIIMSLLLWGLDTILIHVISFGLRL; this comes from the coding sequence ATGGAAAGAATGAAAATAAAAAAAAAAATGTTTGCATCAGAAATAACTAAATGGATTAGCATTGCAGGATTAGTTGCGATATCTATTATTGGAAATTACGTATGCCACAATTACAGTGTTGTAGCGAGAAGCATAGTAATTCTTGTTATCATTATTGCTGCTATATACATTGCGTCAACTACTAAAATAGGAAAACTAATAATCATATTTGGAAATGAATCACGTACTGAATTCCGGAAAGTAGTATGGCCTACTTATCAAGATGGCTTCAACACTACTCTAATCGTAATAGGAGTAACTATAATTATGTCATTATTACTATGGGGATTAGATACTATTTTAATTCATGTGATATCATTTGGGCTGAGGCTGTAA
- the nusG gene encoding transcription termination/antitermination protein NusG, whose protein sequence is MTETLKKRWYVIQSFSGFENRVAHSLREHIKLHNMDAMFGEIMVPTEEVVEMRSGQRRKSERKFFPGYVLVQMIMNDSSWHLVKGVPRVMGFIGGTCDKPAPIGDKEVDDIMNRLQQIGDKPRPKTLFEPGELIRVSDGPFSDFNAVVEEVDYEKNRLKVSVSIFGRATPVELDFSQVEKS, encoded by the coding sequence ATGACTGAAACTTTAAAGAAACGTTGGTATGTTATTCAATCATTTTCTGGATTTGAGAATCGTGTAGCTCATTCCTTACGTGAGCATATTAAACTACATAATATGGATGCAATGTTCGGTGAAATTATGGTCCCAACAGAAGAAGTAGTTGAAATGCGATCTGGACAACGTAGAAAAAGTGAACGTAAATTTTTTCCCGGCTATGTACTGGTGCAGATGATCATGAATGATTCTAGTTGGCATTTAGTAAAAGGTGTACCACGTGTTATGGGTTTTATTGGAGGAACATGTGATAAACCTGCTCCTATTGGAGATAAGGAAGTTGATGATATTATGAATCGATTACAACAAATAGGTGATAAACCTCGCCCTAAAACGTTATTTGAACCTGGTGAACTTATTCGCGTCAGTGATGGGCCTTTTTCTGATTTTAATGCGGTAGTAGAAGAAGTAGATTATGAAAAAAATCGGCTAAAAGTATCAGTTTCTATTTTTGGAAGAGCCACTCCAGTAGAATTAGATTTTTCTCAGGTTGAAAAATCTTAA
- the rplK gene encoding 50S ribosomal protein L11, with translation MATKKIKSYIKLQISAGAANPSPPIGPALGQQGVNIIEFCKAFNENTAQLETGLPIPVVITVYSDRSFSFVTKTPPASILLKKAANIQSGSKKPNIINIGKISRTQIYEIAKIKAVDMTGADIESISRSIIGTARSIGLEVED, from the coding sequence ATGGCAACAAAAAAAATAAAATCATACATTAAACTGCAAATTTCTGCTGGAGCTGCCAATCCCAGCCCTCCTATTGGACCTGCTTTAGGACAACAAGGCGTTAATATCATAGAATTTTGTAAAGCATTTAATGAAAATACCGCACAACTTGAAACAGGATTACCAATACCAGTTGTCATTACTGTTTACAGTGACCGTTCTTTTTCATTCGTTACTAAAACTCCTCCTGCTTCAATATTATTGAAAAAAGCAGCAAATATTCAATCTGGATCCAAAAAACCAAATATAATAAATATTGGGAAAATATCGCGCACTCAAATTTATGAGATTGCAAAAATTAAAGCTGTTGATATGACAGGAGCTGATATAGAATCAATATCGCGTTCTATCATAGGTACAGCACGCTCTATAGGGCTCGAAGTGGAAGATTAA
- the rplA gene encoding 50S ribosomal protein L1 — protein MTDKLSKRMRMMQNCVDTSIQYNVLDGLKLLKKMKRVKFIESVDTAINLGIDARKSDQNIRNNVILPHGIGRNIHVAVFTQGDNIVSAKNAGADIAGLEDLYDQIKNKKYRPDVVIASPDVMNIVSKLGPILGPIGLMPSLKMGTVSHDIAESVKNVKLGQIRYKNDKNGIIHSTIGRINFDIIQLKENLEALIVSLKQSKPVLYRGTYIKKITIATTMSKSISIDQNSLCVTT, from the coding sequence ATGACGGATAAATTAAGCAAAAGAATGCGTATGATGCAAAATTGCGTAGACACATCTATACAATACAATGTGTTAGATGGATTAAAATTATTAAAAAAAATGAAAAGAGTTAAATTTATTGAAAGTGTTGATACCGCTATTAATTTAGGAATTGATGCGCGTAAATCTGATCAAAATATACGTAATAATGTGATTCTGCCACATGGTATTGGTCGCAATATTCATGTTGCTGTTTTCACTCAAGGAGACAATATAGTATCAGCTAAAAATGCAGGAGCTGATATAGCTGGACTAGAAGATTTATATGATCAAATAAAAAATAAAAAATATCGACCAGATGTAGTAATTGCATCGCCTGATGTCATGAATATAGTAAGCAAATTAGGCCCTATTTTAGGACCAATAGGATTAATGCCTAGCCTTAAAATGGGCACTGTATCTCATGATATAGCAGAATCAGTCAAAAATGTTAAACTGGGTCAAATACGTTATAAAAATGATAAAAACGGAATTATTCATTCTACTATCGGAAGAATTAATTTTGATATCATACAACTTAAAGAAAACTTAGAAGCATTAATAGTATCCTTAAAACAATCTAAACCAGTCCTATATAGAGGAACATATATTAAAAAAATAACTATTGCCACTACTATGAGTAAATCTATATCTATAGATCAAAACAGTCTTTGTGTTACAACCTAA
- the rplJ gene encoding 50S ribosomal protein L10 codes for MALNLKKKEEIICTIHKTAKRALSAVVASLSGIAVNEVTKLRKEARDLNVHIHVVRNTLMQKVIENTSLTCLREVLTGQNIIAFSVHQPRDAAQVFVKFTKIYEHFKIKGAAFEGKFIPASQINLLSNLPNRNESIIRFITIIKTSGIINLIHILHILSHQKR; via the coding sequence ATGGCATTAAATCTGAAAAAAAAAGAAGAAATTATCTGTACAATCCATAAAACAGCAAAAAGAGCTTTATCTGCCGTGGTGGCATCTTTGAGTGGTATTGCTGTTAATGAAGTAACTAAATTAAGAAAAGAAGCGCGTGATCTTAATGTGCACATACATGTTGTTCGAAATACGCTCATGCAAAAAGTAATTGAAAATACGTCTTTAACATGTTTGCGAGAAGTTCTAACAGGGCAAAACATTATTGCATTTTCTGTGCATCAACCTCGTGATGCCGCGCAAGTTTTTGTAAAATTTACTAAAATATATGAGCATTTTAAAATAAAAGGCGCAGCTTTCGAAGGGAAATTTATTCCTGCGTCTCAAATAAATCTCTTGTCTAATTTACCTAATCGTAATGAATCTATTATTAGATTCATTACGATTATAAAAACAAGTGGTATAATAAATTTAATACATATTTTACATATATTATCTCATCAAAAAAGATAA
- the rplL gene encoding 50S ribosomal protein L7/L12: MSLTKEEILDAISNMSVMDIVRLTSMMEEKFGVSATSLATVTPDTSSATIVEEQTEFNVFLTAIGSNKIPVIKTVRSITGLGLKEAKELVESAPVILKESINKDDAETLKKTLETIGASVEIK, encoded by the coding sequence ATGTCTCTTACAAAAGAAGAAATTTTAGATGCTATTTCCAATATGTCTGTTATGGATATAGTCCGGCTGACCTCTATGATGGAAGAAAAATTTGGAGTATCTGCAACTTCATTAGCTACTGTTACACCTGATACTTCTTCAGCAACAATCGTAGAAGAGCAAACCGAATTTAATGTGTTTTTAACTGCTATTGGCAGTAACAAAATTCCTGTCATTAAAACTGTGCGTAGTATCACTGGTCTAGGATTAAAAGAAGCTAAAGAATTAGTAGAATCTGCGCCTGTCATTTTAAAAGAATCAATAAACAAAGATGACGCTGAAACCCTAAAAAAAACTCTAGAAACAATAGGTGCATCTGTCGAAATAAAATGA
- the rpoB gene encoding DNA-directed RNA polymerase subunit beta, which produces MVYSYTEKKRIRKDFGKRPQILDIPYLLSIQIDSFQKFIKQDPERQCGLEAALRSVFPIKSYNGNAELQYIQYQLGEPTFDVKECQTRGATFSAPLRVRLCLIIYERDGLNNIIKNTKEQEVYMGEVPLMTNNGTFIINGIERVIVSQLHRSPGVFFDSDKGKTHSSGKVLYNARIIPYRGSWLDFEFDLKDNLFVRIDRRRKLPVTVILRALNYTTDQILNIFFNKVIYEIQNNTLYMHLIPERLRGETASFDITVNGVTYVKKGRRVAAKHIRQLKKDKISKIEVPIDYIIGKVVIKDYFDKNTNTPIVTANTEISTDILHNLIQSGYESIETLFSNDLDYGNYISETLRIDTTTNRVDALVEIYRVMRPGEPPTKEAAEHLFENLFFSEERYDLSSVGRMKFNRSLQRAQIEDLGILKKNDIVDVIKKLIDIRNGKGEVDDIDHLGNRRIRSVGEMAENQFRIGLVRVERAVKERLSLGDLDMLTPQDLINAKPISAAVREFFTSSQLSQFMDQNNPLSEITHKRRISALGPGGLTRERAGFEVCDVHPTHYGRVCPIETPEGPNIGLINSLSVYARANKYGFLETPYRKVQNGVVSNDIHYLSAIEEGDFVIAQANTNLNLKGEFINDLVTCRNKGESGLFKKDQVDYMDVSTQQIVSVAASLIPFLEHDDANRALMGANMQRQAVPVLCSEKPLIGTGMERAVAIDSGVTVVAKRGGTVKYVDASRIVIHVNKNEIHTEESGIDIYHLTKYIRSNQNTCINQHPCVALEESIEHGDVIADGPSTDLGELALGQNMRIAFMPWNGYNFEDSMLVSERVVQEDKFTSIHIQELTCISRDTKLGPEEITADIPNIGEIALSKLDESGIIYIGAEVIGGDILVGKVTPKGETQLTPEEKLLRAIFGEKASDVKDSSLRVPNGVCGTVIDVQIFTRDGINKDKRSLIIESDKLKQIKKDLHEELQIFESALFDRVYDVLIASGIDKKKLFETNRNTWFNMVLSDVEKQCQLSQLAKQYFDLKHEFEKKLEIQHRKITQGDELAPGILKIVKVFLAVKRQIQPGDKMAGRHGNKGVISKINPIEDMPYDQHGIPVDIVLNPLGVPSRMNIGQILETHLGMAAKGIGDKINFMLQQHKEANQLRRFMQQAYNLGEGLRQHIDLNSFSDVEILKLAKNLKKGMPIATPVFDGATEKEIKDLLKLSGLPASGQITLFDGCTGEAFERQVTVGYMYMLKLNHLVDDKMHARSTGSYSLVTQQPLGGKAQFGGQRFGEMEVWALEAYGASYTLQEMLTVKSDDVNGRTKMYKNIVDGNHTMEPGMPESFNVLLKEIRSLAINIELED; this is translated from the coding sequence ATGGTGTATTCTTATACTGAAAAAAAACGTATTCGTAAAGACTTTGGAAAACGCCCTCAAATTTTAGATATTCCATACCTGCTTTCTATTCAAATTGATTCTTTTCAAAAGTTTATTAAACAAGATCCAGAAAGACAATGTGGATTAGAAGCGGCTCTTAGATCTGTTTTCCCCATTAAAAGCTATAATGGAAACGCTGAATTACAATACATCCAATATCAATTAGGAGAACCAACATTTGATGTAAAAGAATGTCAAACACGCGGCGCCACTTTTTCTGCCCCGTTACGCGTGCGTCTATGTTTAATTATTTATGAACGCGATGGTTTAAATAACATAATAAAAAACACTAAAGAACAAGAAGTATATATGGGTGAAGTTCCTCTTATGACTAACAATGGTACTTTTATCATCAATGGTATCGAGCGAGTTATTGTATCTCAATTACATAGAAGTCCCGGTGTATTTTTTGATAGTGATAAAGGAAAAACACATTCATCTGGTAAAGTATTATATAATGCACGTATTATTCCATATCGTGGATCTTGGTTAGATTTTGAATTTGACTTAAAAGACAATTTATTTGTTCGCATTGATCGACGACGCAAGTTACCAGTAACAGTAATATTACGTGCTTTAAATTACACTACTGATCAAATTTTAAATATATTCTTTAACAAAGTAATATACGAAATTCAAAATAATACATTATATATGCATTTGATCCCTGAAAGATTACGTGGTGAAACAGCATCTTTTGATATTACTGTTAATGGTGTTACATATGTCAAAAAGGGACGTCGTGTTGCAGCTAAACACATCCGTCAATTAAAAAAAGACAAAATTTCAAAAATTGAAGTACCCATAGATTATATAATTGGAAAAGTTGTTATCAAAGACTATTTTGATAAAAATACAAATACCCCTATTGTCACAGCTAATACAGAAATATCTACTGATATATTACACAACCTAATTCAATCAGGATATGAATCCATAGAAACATTATTCAGCAACGATCTAGATTATGGTAATTATATCTCTGAAACTTTACGTATTGACACAACTACAAATAGAGTTGATGCATTAGTAGAAATTTACCGTGTAATGCGTCCAGGAGAACCACCAACTAAAGAAGCTGCTGAACATTTATTTGAAAACTTATTTTTTTCAGAAGAACGTTACGACTTGTCGTCTGTAGGAAGAATGAAATTCAATCGTTCATTACAACGAGCACAAATAGAAGATTTAGGGATATTAAAAAAAAATGATATTGTTGATGTAATAAAAAAATTGATTGATATTAGAAACGGTAAAGGAGAAGTAGATGATATCGATCATTTAGGAAATCGACGCATTCGTTCTGTAGGTGAGATGGCAGAAAATCAATTTAGAATTGGATTAGTTAGAGTAGAACGTGCAGTAAAAGAACGATTATCTTTAGGTGACTTAGATATGTTAACGCCTCAAGACCTCATTAATGCTAAACCAATCTCAGCTGCAGTAAGAGAGTTTTTTACTTCTAGTCAATTATCGCAATTTATGGACCAAAATAATCCATTATCAGAAATTACTCATAAACGTCGTATATCTGCTTTAGGGCCAGGAGGTTTAACTAGAGAACGCGCAGGATTTGAAGTATGTGATGTCCATCCCACGCATTATGGTCGAGTCTGCCCAATCGAAACTCCAGAAGGACCAAATATAGGTTTAATTAATTCATTGTCTGTATATGCTCGAGCTAATAAATACGGATTTTTAGAAACTCCATACCGAAAAGTCCAAAATGGTGTTGTCAGTAATGACATTCATTATTTATCTGCAATTGAAGAAGGTGATTTCGTTATTGCTCAAGCAAATACAAACCTAAATTTAAAAGGAGAATTTATTAACGATCTGGTAACTTGCAGAAATAAAGGTGAATCTGGTCTTTTTAAGAAAGACCAAGTTGATTACATGGATGTATCCACACAACAAATAGTTTCAGTTGCTGCTTCATTAATCCCTTTTCTTGAACACGATGATGCTAACCGTGCTCTTATGGGTGCAAATATGCAACGCCAAGCCGTTCCTGTTTTATGTAGCGAAAAACCATTAATAGGCACTGGAATGGAACGCGCAGTAGCGATAGATTCCGGTGTTACTGTGGTAGCTAAGCGCGGCGGTACCGTTAAATATGTAGATGCATCACGTATTGTAATACATGTTAATAAGAATGAAATACATACTGAAGAATCAGGAATTGATATCTATCACTTAACAAAATATATTCGATCTAATCAAAATACCTGTATAAATCAACATCCGTGTGTGGCTTTAGAAGAATCAATAGAACATGGAGATGTTATAGCAGATGGTCCGTCTACTGATTTAGGAGAACTAGCTCTAGGTCAAAATATGCGGATTGCATTTATGCCTTGGAATGGGTATAATTTCGAAGATTCGATGTTGGTCTCAGAACGCGTAGTACAAGAAGATAAATTTACCAGTATACATATTCAAGAGTTAACCTGTATATCTCGTGATACTAAATTAGGACCTGAAGAAATCACAGCTGACATTCCAAATATAGGAGAAATAGCTTTATCTAAATTAGATGAATCTGGAATTATCTATATCGGAGCAGAAGTCATAGGAGGAGACATCCTCGTCGGAAAAGTTACACCCAAAGGAGAAACTCAATTAACGCCGGAAGAAAAATTATTACGCGCTATTTTTGGTGAAAAAGCATCCGATGTAAAAGATTCATCTTTACGTGTCCCCAACGGAGTTTGCGGCACCGTAATTGATGTACAAATATTCACTAGAGACGGTATTAATAAAGATAAACGTTCATTAATAATTGAATCCGATAAGTTAAAACAGATTAAAAAAGATTTACATGAAGAATTACAAATCTTTGAATCCGCTTTATTTGATCGTGTCTACGATGTATTAATAGCCAGTGGAATTGATAAAAAGAAATTGTTTGAAACTAATCGCAATACTTGGTTTAATATGGTCTTATCAGATGTAGAAAAACAATGTCAATTATCGCAATTGGCTAAACAATATTTTGATTTAAAACACGAGTTTGAAAAAAAATTAGAAATTCAACATCGTAAAATCACTCAAGGAGACGAATTAGCCCCCGGTATTTTAAAAATAGTTAAAGTATTTTTAGCTGTAAAACGCCAAATACAACCTGGTGACAAAATGGCAGGAAGACATGGAAATAAAGGAGTAATCTCTAAAATTAACCCCATCGAAGATATGCCATACGATCAGCACGGAATACCGGTAGACATTGTACTCAATCCTCTTGGAGTGCCATCTCGAATGAATATTGGTCAAATTTTAGAAACACATCTTGGTATGGCAGCAAAAGGTATTGGAGATAAAATCAACTTTATGTTGCAACAACATAAAGAAGCCAATCAATTAAGAAGATTTATGCAACAAGCATATAATTTAGGAGAAGGTTTACGTCAACACATTGATCTTAATTCATTTTCAGATGTAGAAATATTAAAATTAGCTAAAAATTTAAAAAAAGGGATGCCTATTGCTACTCCAGTATTTGATGGCGCTACAGAAAAAGAAATTAAGGATCTTTTAAAATTATCTGGATTACCTGCCTCTGGTCAGATTACATTGTTTGATGGGTGCACAGGAGAAGCATTCGAAAGACAAGTTACTGTGGGTTATATGTACATGTTAAAATTGAATCATTTAGTCGACGATAAAATGCACGCGCGTTCCACTGGTTCTTATAGTTTAGTAACTCAACAACCCTTAGGTGGGAAAGCTCAGTTTGGAGGTCAACGTTTTGGTGAAATGGAAGTATGGGCGCTAGAAGCTTATGGTGCATCATATACTTTACAAGAAATGCTAACTGTAAAATCAGATGATGTAAATGGACGAACTAAAATGTATAAAAATATTGTTGATGGCAATCATACGATGGAACCTGGAATGCCTGAGTCTTTTAATGTTTTATTAAAAGAAATTCGTTCTTTAGCCATTAATATTGAACTAGAAGATTAA